The following are from one region of the Ochotona princeps isolate mOchPri1 chromosome 4, mOchPri1.hap1, whole genome shotgun sequence genome:
- the LOC131480078 gene encoding olfactory receptor 2D3-like: MGEENQSSVTEFVLLGLSQDPKTQVLLFFLFLVIYLLTVLGNLLIIVLIHADSRLHTPMYFFLRNLSFADLCFSTTTVPQVLVHLLVKRKTISFAGCSTQIVVLLLAGCTECALLAVMSYDRYVAVCKPLHYSTIMTHGVCVWLAVGSWVSGAFVSLVDTTFTLRLPYRGKNIINHFFCEPPALLKLASADTYSTEMAIFAMGVVILLAPVSLILTSYWNIISTVIRMQSGEGRLKAFSTCGSHLIVVGLFYGSAIFAYMRPNSKVMNERDKMISVFYSAVTPMLNPIIYSLRNKDVKGALWRVTAK; the protein is encoded by the coding sequence ATGGGAGAAGAGAACCAATCCTCTGTGACTGAGTTTGTCCTCCTGGGCCTGTCCCAGGACCCGAAGACACAAgtgctcctcttcttcctcttcctggtCATCTACCTGCTCACTGTGCTGGGAAACCTGCTCATCATCGTGCTCATTCACGCAGACTCCAGactccacacacccatgtactttTTCCTTAGGAACTTGTCCTTTGCTGATCTCTGCTTTTCCACCACTACAGTGCCCCAGGTGCTTGTCCACCTGCTGGTAAAGAGGAAAACCATTTCCTTTGCTGGCTGCTCAACACAGATAGTTGTTTTGCTTCTGGCTGGGTGTACAGAGTGTGCACTGCTGGCAGTGATGTCATATGACCGGTATGTGGCTGTCTGCAAGCCCCTGCACTACTCCACCATCATGAcacatggggtgtgtgtgtggctggctgtAGGGTCCTGGGTCAGTGGAGCTTTTGTGTCTCTGGTGGACACCACATTCACACTGCGCCTGCCCTACCGAGGAAAAAACATTATTAATCATTTTTTCTGTGAGCCTCCTGCCCTTCTAAAGCTGGCTTCCGCAGACACCTACAGCACAGAAATGGCCATCTTTGCAATGGGTGTGGTgatcctcctagctcctgtctCCCTCATCCTCACCTCTTACTGGAACATCATCTCCACTGTGATTCGGATGCAGTCTGGGGAGGGGAGGCTCAAGGCTTTTTCCACTTGCGGTTCCCATCTCATTGTTGTTGGTCTTTTCTATGGCTCAGCAATATTTGCTTATATGAGGCCAAACTCCAAGGTGATGAATGAAAGGGATAAAATGATCTCTGTGTTCTATTCAGCAGTgacccccatgctgaaccccaTCATTTACAGTCTGAGGAACAAGGATGTCAAAGGCGCCCTCTGGAGAGTAACTGCAAAATAG
- the LOC131479990 gene encoding olfactory receptor 2AG1-like, with protein MELWNSTVGTDFILVGILNDCALPELLCATITALYMLALISNSLLLLVITVDTRLHVPMYHLLGQLSLMDLLFTSVVTPKALVDFLRRDYTISFGGCALQMFLALTLGGAEDLLLAFMAYDRYVAICHPLNYMVYMRPRVCWLMVATSWILALFSALGYTVYTMNYPFCKARKISHLLCEIPPLLKLACADTSRYELMVYVMGVTFLIPPLAAILFSYTLILFTVLHMPSNESKRKALVTCSSHLTVVAMFYGAATFMYVLPSSFHNPKQDNIISVFYTIVTPALNPLIYSLRNKEVMGALRRVLRKHRL; from the coding sequence ATGGAGCTATGGAACTCCACCGTCGGCACTGACTTCATCTTGGTGGGGATTCTGAATGACTGTGCACTTCCTGAACTGCTCTGTGCTACAATCACAGCCCTCTACATGTTGGCCCTGATCAGCAACAGCCTGCTGCTCCTGGTCATCACAGTGGATACTCGGCTGCACGTGCCCATGTACCACCTGCTTGGGCAGCTCTCTCTTATGGACCTCCTGTTCACATCTGTTGTCACTCCCAAGGCTCTTGTGGATTTTCTGCGCAGGGATTACACCATCTCCTTTGGAGGTTGTGCCCTGCAGATGTTCCTGGCACTGACATTGGGTGGTGCAGAGGACTTGCTCCTGGCCTTCATGGCCTATGACAGGTATGTGGCCATTTGTCACCCTCTGAACTATATGGTCTACATGAGACCAAGAGTTTGCTGGCTCATGGTGGCCACATCCTGGATCTTGGCATTATTCAGTGCCCTAGGATACACTGTATATACAATGAACTATCCCTTCTGCAAAGCCAGGAAAATCAGTCATCTGCTCTGTGAAATTCCACCTTTGTTGAAGTTAGCTTGTGCAGATACCTCCAGATATGAGCTAATGGTATATGTGATGGGTGTGACCTTCCTAATCCCACCTCTTGCTGCCATCCTGTTCTCCTACACACTGATCCTATTCACTGTGCTCCACATGCCCTCAAATGAGAGCAAGAGGAAAGCTCTTGTCACCTGCTCTTCCCACTTGACTGTGGTGGCAATGTTCTATGGGGCTGCCACTTTCATGTATGTTTTGCCCAGTTCCTTCCACAACCCCAAACAGGACAACATCATCTCTGTTTTCTACACAATTGTCACTCCAGCCCTGAACCCCCttatctacagcctgaggaataAGGAGGTTATGGGAGCCTTGAGAAGGGTCCTGAGAAAACATAGGTTGTGA
- the LOC101518399 gene encoding olfactory receptor 2AG2: MELWNSTVGTDFILVGILNDCALPELLCATITALYMLALISNSLLLLVITVDTRLHVPMYHLLGQLSLMDLLFTSVVTPKALVDFLRRDYTISFGGCALQMFLALTLGGAEDLLLAFMAYDRYVAICHPLNYMVYMRPRVCWLMVATSWILASLNALGHTVYTMHFSFCRSWEIKHLLCEIPPLLKLACADTSRYELMVYVTGVTFLLLPLSAIVTSYTLILFTVLHMPSNERRKKALVTCSSHLTVVGMFYGAAAFMYVLPSSFHNPEQDNTISVFYTIVTPALNPLIYSLRNKDVIGALKRVLGRSMLLAHSAP, from the coding sequence ATGGAGCTATGGAACTCCACTGTCGGCACTGACTTCATCTTGGTGGGGATTCTGAATGACTGTGCACTTCCTGAACTGCTCTGTGCTACAATCACAGCCCTCTACATGTTGGCCCTGATCAGCAACAGCCTGCTGCTCCTGGTCATCACAGTGGATACTCGGCTGCACGTGCCCATGTACCACCTGCTTGGGCAGCTCTCTCTTATGGACCTCCTGTTCACATCTGTTGTCACTCCCAAGGCTCTTGTGGATTTTCTGCGCAGGGATTACACCATCTCCTTTGGAGGTTGTGCCCTGCAGATGTTCCTGGCACTGACACTGGGTGGTGCAGAGGACTTGCTCCTGGCCTTCATGGCCTATGACAGGTATGTGGCCATTTGTCACCCTCTGAACTATATGGTCTATATGAGACCAAGGGTTTGCTGGCTCATGGTGGCCACATCCTGGATCTTGGCATCTCTGAATGCTCTAGGACATACTGTGTATACCATGCACTTCTCTTTCTGCAGGTCTTGGGAAATCAAGCACCTGCTCTGTGAAATTCCACCTTTGTTGAAGTTAGCTTGTGCAGATACCTCCAGATACGAGCTAATGGTATATGTGACAGGTGTGACTTTTCTCTTGCTCCCCCTTTCTGCCATAGTTACATCCTACACACTGATCCTATTCACTGTGCTCCACATGCCTTCtaatgaaaggagaaagaaagctcTTGTCACCTGCTCTTCCCACTTGACTGTGGTGGGGATGTTCTATGGAGCTGCTGCATTCATGTATGTTCTGCCCAGTTCCTTCCACAACCCCGAACAGGACAACACCATCTCTGTTTTTTACACCATTGTCACTCCAGCCCTGAACCCCCttatctacagcctgaggaataAAGATGTTATAGGGGCCTTGAAGAGGGTCCTGGGAAGAAGCATGCTGCTGGCACACTCAGCCCCCTAG